GAGCTGCTCCAGCACGTACGGCAGGCTCCGTTCGTCCACCTCGCAGGTGAAGAAGATGTTGCCGCCGCGGATGATATCGCTGGGGCGCTGCTTCACCGCCAGCGCGTGGCCGCGCCGCTCCCAGTTCTCGTCCAGCGCGTCCATCATGAACGGCACCCAGCCGGTGCCACACTCCAGATAGGCCACGCGCAGGTTGGGGAAGCGGTCGTACACGCCGGCGTTGATCATGCTCATCATCTGCACCATCTGCGGCATGGCGTGCTCCAGGGGCCGCGCCTCGGCCAGACTCTCGAAGATGTCCAGTCCCAGTCCCGCCACCGGACCGCCGTGGACCGCCAGGGCGCAGTCGAGCCGCTCGGCTTCCGCGTAGATCGGGTCGAACTGTCTTCCGCCCAGGCCCACCAGTGGCGCCATCACCGACGGGATCACGCCCGCCACCATGCCCAGCTCCTCCACGCACCGGCGCAACTCCGCGACCGCCGCCTCGATGTCCTGCACCGGCAGCAGCGCCACGCCCTTGAGCCGGTCCGACTGGCGCCCGAAGCAGTCGTAGAGCCAGTCGTTGTACGCCTGGGCCACGGCCACCGCCCAGCCCTTGTTACGGATCTGGCCGTGGAACAGCGCGTTGCTGGGATAGAGGATGGTCTGCTCGATCTTCGACTCGTCCAGGAAGCTCAGCCAGTTGGCCGCGTCCGGCACCTCGGCCTTGTGGCGCGACGACATGCCGCGCATCCAGCCGTCGGTGAGGGGAAACAGGTAGTACTCCCGGGTCCAGTCCTTCTCGTTCCACGGCGCGGGCAGGTAGCGGCGCAGGTCCTTGTCCTGGTCCACCACGTGGCCGTCGGCGTCGATGATAGCGTGTTCACATTCCATGATCGGTCTCCACGGTCCGGATTCGATGCGGGCTGGGTGGTCGCGCCTCAGCGGATCATCAGCCGCCCGGACTGGCCGGAGTAGTTGATGAAGACAGTCTTGATCTCGGTGAAGAAGTTGAGACCCTCCTCGGACATCTCGCGCTCGCCCACGCCGGTGGCCTTGATGCCGCCGAAGGGGAGCTGGGCCTCGCCGCCCACGGTGGGCTCGTTGACGTGCACCATGCCGGTCTCCACCTCCTCCACGAAGCGCATGACCTTGTCCACGTCCTGGGTGAAGATGGAAGTGGTGAGACCGAAGTCCACGGAGTTGGCGAACCGGATGGCTTCATCCAGATCCGAGGCCGCCGCCACCGACAGCACCGGGCCGAAGATCTCTTCGCGGAAGATGCGCATGTCGGGGGTGACGTCGTCGAACACCGTGGGTTCCACGTAGAAACCGTGGTCCAGCCCCTTGGGCTTGTTGCCGCCCGTCACCAGCCGGGCGCCCTCCTGCTTGCCGATCTCGATGTACTCCAGGTCGGTCTTCCACTGGCCCTCGTCCACCGCCGGCCCCATGTCCACGTCCGCGTCCAGTCCCGAGCCCACACGAATCTTCCTGGCGTGTTCCTCCAGCCGGGCCACCAGCTCGCTTCGGGTGTCACCGATGGCGATGACCCGGGAGGTGGCGGTGCAGCGCTGGCCGGTGGAGCCGAAGGCGCCGTCCCGTATCGCCACGGCGGCCTTGTCGAGGTCGCAGTCGGGCATGACGATGACCGCGTTCTTGCCGCCCATCTCGCAGGTGACCTTGGCGCCGCGGGAGGCCGCCTTGACGTACAGGTCGCTGCCGATCTCGTTGGAGCCGGTGAACGACACCACCGGGATGCGCCGGGAGTTGACGATGGTCTCGCCCACGTCGCCCCCGGAGCCCACCACCACGTTGAAGACGCCCTTGGGAATGCCGGCTTCCTCGTAGACCTCCGCCAGGAGGCCCGCCGTGGACGGGGTCAGGGACGCCGGCTTCAGCAGCACCGCGTTGCCGGCCACCAGCGCCGGCGCGGACTTCCACACCGGTATCGCCCAGGGAAAGTTCCACGGCGCGATCAGCCCTACCACGCCCATGGGCTGCCGGATCGTGTACGTGAAGGTGTCCCGGGCTTCGGAGGGCAACGTCTTTCCGCCGAGCCGGTAGCCGGCGCCGGCGTTGTACTCCATGAGCGAGATCCCCTTGAGTACCTCGCCCCGGGCCTCCTTGAAGATCTTCCCTTCCTCGCGCGTCATGAGCTCGGCGATCTCGTCCACCCGCCGCCGGGCGATGTCCGCCGCGCGCCAGATCACCCGCCCGCGCTCCGGTCCCGGCGTCTTCCTCCACCCCTGGAATGCTTCCGCGGCCGCGTCGATGGCCCGCTCGGTGTCGGCGGCCGTGGCCATGGGAAACTCGGCGATGACGTCGCGGGTGTCGGCGGGGTTGATATTGCGTACCTGCCGGCCGGAGTTCGGCTGGACCCACTCTCCGTTGATGTACGAACCGGTTTGCATGCGCGTCTCCTTGGGCTGTTGTCGTGGGTCGCCGATGGTCCGGGAACGGGCGGGTCTGAAACCCGCTCCTACACGTCGTCGTCGCGTCTTGCTGTCGGCAAACCTTCCCGCGGCGTTTCG
This region of Deltaproteobacteria bacterium genomic DNA includes:
- a CDS encoding amidohydrolase family protein — protein: MECEHAIIDADGHVVDQDKDLRRYLPAPWNEKDWTREYYLFPLTDGWMRGMSSRHKAEVPDAANWLSFLDESKIEQTILYPSNALFHGQIRNKGWAVAVAQAYNDWLYDCFGRQSDRLKGVALLPVQDIEAAVAELRRCVEELGMVAGVIPSVMAPLVGLGGRQFDPIYAEAERLDCALAVHGGPVAGLGLDIFESLAEARPLEHAMPQMVQMMSMINAGVYDRFPNLRVAYLECGTGWVPFMMDALDENWERRGHALAVKQRPSDIIRGGNIFFTCEVDERSLPYVLEQLGGDQVLWASDYPHERARADFFHDLPDFFAREDVSADVRKKILCDNPKRYYGL
- a CDS encoding aldehyde dehydrogenase family protein, translating into MQTGSYINGEWVQPNSGRQVRNINPADTRDVIAEFPMATAADTERAIDAAAEAFQGWRKTPGPERGRVIWRAADIARRRVDEIAELMTREEGKIFKEARGEVLKGISLMEYNAGAGYRLGGKTLPSEARDTFTYTIRQPMGVVGLIAPWNFPWAIPVWKSAPALVAGNAVLLKPASLTPSTAGLLAEVYEEAGIPKGVFNVVVGSGGDVGETIVNSRRIPVVSFTGSNEIGSDLYVKAASRGAKVTCEMGGKNAVIVMPDCDLDKAAVAIRDGAFGSTGQRCTATSRVIAIGDTRSELVARLEEHARKIRVGSGLDADVDMGPAVDEGQWKTDLEYIEIGKQEGARLVTGGNKPKGLDHGFYVEPTVFDDVTPDMRIFREEIFGPVLSVAAASDLDEAIRFANSVDFGLTTSIFTQDVDKVMRFVEEVETGMVHVNEPTVGGEAQLPFGGIKATGVGEREMSEEGLNFFTEIKTVFINYSGQSGRLMIR